GGCGACAAAGTTGCCGCGAAAGAAAACGCCATCACTGCCGGTTTGCCCGTTATTGAAGACAGCCGTGAACCGCTGGATACCGTGGAGATTGCCCGCCGCGAAGCTGACCGCATTGGCTACCCACTGATGCTCAAAGCCGCGTCGGGCGGTGGTGGACGCGGGATGCGCGTGTTGCGTGACCCGTCGCAGTTGGATGGCGCGTACCACGATGCGCGTAACGAAGCGCTAAAAGCCTTCGGCGACGCTACAGTTTTCCTCGAAAAATACATCGACTCGCCCAAGCACATCGAAATCCAGATTTTGGGCGATACCCACGGCAATCTGGTGCATTTGTACGAGCGCGATTGCTCGGTGCAACGCCGTTTCCAGAAAGTCGTGGAAGTCGCGCCCAGCACCAGTTTGAAAGACGAAACCCGCGAAAATCTATACAAATACGCGCTGGCAATTACCCGCCACGTTGATTATTCGTGCGCGGGTACAGTTGAATTCTTGGTCGATAAAGACGAGCGCATTTACTTCATCGAAGTGAACCCGCGTGTGCAGGTGGAACACACCATCACCGAAGAAATCACCGGCATCGACATTGTGCGTAGCCAGATTTTGATTGCAGGCGGCGCACGCTTGGATGACCCTGAAATCGGGATTCCCAACCAAGAATCGGTGGAATGCAACGGTTACGCCGTGCAGTGCCGGATCACCACCGAAGATCCTGAAAACGGCTTCAAACCGGATTACGGTACGATTATCGCCTACCGCAGCAGTGGCGGTTTCGGCGTGCGGTTGGATGCGGGCGCGGCTTATCCCGGTGCGAAAGTATCGCCGTTTTTTGACTCCATGTTGGTCAAAGTGACGACTTGGGGGCGCACGTTGGAAGGTGCTGCCAACCGCAACTTGCGTGCTTTGCAGGAATTCCGTATTCGGGGTGTCAAAACCAATATCGGTTTCCTCGAAAATGTGCTGCAACATCAGGTATTTACTACGGGTAAATGCGCGGTGACGTTCATCGACAATCACCCTGAACTGTTCCACACCGCGTTGCGTTTTGACCGTGGCACAAAAACGCTGAAATTCATCGGCAATGTGACCGTTAACGGCAACCCTGACGTGAAATACGTTGACCCGAACAAGCGTTTCCGCAAACCGATCATTCCCGATTTCGACAAGTTAGGTGCATACCCTAAGGGCAGCAAAAACTTGCTGGATGAGATGGGTGCGGAAAAGTTTTGCCAGTGGGTAAAGGAACAGCCGAACATCTTCTATACCGATACCACCTTGCGTGATGCACATCAGTCCTTACTGGCAACCCGCGTGCGTACTGACGATATGATGAAAATTGCCGAAGGTTTGGCAAAAAATCATTCGCAATTATTCTCGTTGGAACTGTGGGGCGGGGCGACGTTTGACGTGGCAATGCGCTTCTTGCACGAATGCCCGTGGGATCGTCTCAAGCTGTTGCGGGAAGCGATTCCGAATATCCTGTTCCAGATGCTGTTCCGTGGCTCTAATGCAGTGGGTTATACCGCTTACCCCGACAATGTGGTGGAAGCCTTCATCGAAAAGTCGTGGGAAAACGGTATTGACGTGTTCCGTATCTTCGACTCCTTGAACTGGATTGAAGGGATGCGCAAATCCATTCAGTGCGTGCGCGAACGTACCGGCGGGATTGCGGAAGGCACGATTTGCTACACGGGCGACGTGTTGAACAAAGATCCGGCGAACAAATTCAACCTGCAATATTACCTGGATTTGGCGAAGCAGTTGGAAGACGCGGGTGCGCACATGCTGGCGGTCAAGGATATGGCAGGTGTGTTGAAGCCGTATGCGGCGACGACGTTGATTACCGCGTTGAAAGAATCTGTCAGCATTCCGATTCATTTGCACACGCATGACACCGCGTCGATTCAATCCGCCACCTTGCTGAAAGCGATTGAAGCGGGTGTGGACATCGTGGATGGCTGCATGAGTTCCATGTCGGGGCTGACTTCGCAGGTCAACCTGAACTCGCTGATTGCGGCGATGGAAGGTCAGCCGCGTGAACAGCCGTACAACCTTAAGTCCTTGAATGCTTACGCGAATTACTGGGAAGATGTGCGCGAAATGTACTACCCGTTTGAGTCTGGTTTGAAAGCAGGCACGGCGGAAGTGTACAACCACGAAATTCCAGGTGGTCAATATTCCAACCTGCGCCCGCAAGCAATTGCGCTGGGCTTGGAACATAAATTCGAGGAAGTGAAGGAAAATTACGCGGTGGTCAACCGCATGTTTGGCGACATCGTGAAAGTTACCCCATCGTCCAAAGTCGTCGGTGACATGGCGATTTACATGACTTCCAACGGTTTGACCGAGCAGGATGTGATGGAACGTGGGCGCACCTTGGCGTTCCCTGATTCCGTGATCGACTTGTTCAAAGGCGGCTTGGGACAAGTACCGGGCGGTTTCCCGAAAGACTTGAGCGACATTATTCTCAAAGGCGAAAAGCCGTACACGGGTCGCCCGAATGATCACTTGAAGCCGGTGGATTTGGATGCGGCATTTGAGGCGTTTAAGCAAGCGTTTGACCCTGAGCAAACTTTCCTCGATTTCCTGTCGTTCACCATGTATCCGGCAGTGTTCCGTGATTTCTACAAGCATCAGCAGGAATACGGCGAAATTAGCCATCTGCCTACTTCGCTGTTCTTCTACGGTCTCAAGCTGAACGAGGAAGTGCTGGTTGATCTGGGGCGCGGTAAGGTGCTGATTATCCGCTTGCTGTACCGTTCACCGACGGATGAGAACGGCATGTGTGGCGTGACGTTTGACTTCAACGGGCAAATTCGTGCGGTGCAAATCCGCGATTTGTCCGTAAAGCCGACCCGTGCGACTAACCGCAAAGCGGTTGATCCGAATGAAGTGGGTACATCGTTGCAGGGCAAGTTATCTGCCATCATGGTCAAGGCGGGGGATGAGGTGGAGCAGAATGCACCACTGTTTGTCATTGAAGCGATGAAGATGGAAACCACGATTACTGCGCCAGAGGCGGGTAAGGTGAAAAAGGTTCACTTGCAGGCGGGCGAGTTGGTCGAGCAAGGCGATTTGGTCGTCGAATTCGAGTAATGTAACGTTAAAGAAACCCCTCGGAGGTTAGAAGGGGTTTCTTCTCTTAACGAAAAATCTGGGCTTTGATGTCCGGTGCAAACTTACTCTGTTCAATCTGCCCAACATGGGTAAACATTTCCATGCGATTATTCTCGTACACCACCCACACTTCCTGCGCCCCTTTGGCGAGGTAAAGTTCCACTTTTTCCGCAATTTCTATTTTGGAATTGGATGGTGACACGATTTCAACGCACAGCTCCGGCGCTTTAGGGTACGGTGTGACATAGCCAAACTCCGCAATGAAAGCCGCCGAAGCCCATGCCACATCCGCCACTTTGACACCTTCTGAGGTTTGAATCGAGCATTCCGTGATGACTTCGCCTTCGGGTTGGCGTTGCCACAATACACCCGCAATACGCCCTTGAAACCTGCCGTGGCTGTTAGAGGCGGGACTCATCAAGAGTTTGCCAAACTTATTCAGTTCGATCTTGAACGGTAAGTTTTGCAGTAATGGGTTGTCGATAACTTCTGACCATTCCATTGTGATGCCCTAGCGTGACGGATTACGCAAATAGTTTAGCATGGTTTGTCAGCCCTGTTTCATCCCCCTTTCGGATCCAACGCATCCCGCAAGCCATCGCCCAAAAAATTAAGGCAGAACAACGTCACCGCCAAAAATCCAGCCGGACACAATAACATCCACGGCGCAGTTTCCATTTGTGCGGCCCCTTCTGCAATCAACACGCCCCAACTGGTGAGCGGCTCTTGCACCCCCAAGCCTAAAAAGCTCAAAAACGATTCAAACAATATCACTTGTGGCACGGTCAACGTGGCATACACAATCACCGATCCCAAGGTATTGGGGATAATATGACGGCGAATAATCCCGAAATGACTCACGCCGCTGACCTGTGCGGCTTCCACAAAAGCTCGACTTTTCAAGGATAAGGCTTGCCCACGCACAATTCGCGCCATGGTCAGCCATTCCACCGCGCCAATTGCCACGAAGATCAGGAAAATGCTACGCCCGAAATACACCATCAGCAAAATCACGAAAAACATAAAGGGCAGGGCATACAACACATCTACCAGCCGCATCATCAGCGCATCGGTGCGCCCGCCCAAATACCCCGCCGTTGCCCCATACAAAACCCCGATAAGCAAACTGACCGAGGTTGCCGCCAAGCCCACCATTAACGAAATTTGCCCACCAATCAGGGTGCGCACGAACAAATCCCGTCCATTCGCATCCGTCCCAAACCAGAAACCTTGCGCGGCATCGGGCGGAATTCCCATCGAATCCCAATAAATTTCGTCGTAAGGGTGCGGGCTAAACAACGGCCCCAAGACACACAATACGGCAATCAGCAGTAACAAT
The DNA window shown above is from Candidatus Thiothrix sulfatifontis and carries:
- a CDS encoding pyruvate carboxylase, with translation MTRSIKKLLVANRGEIAIRILRAAAELKLCTVSIYTYEDRFSPHRYKADEAYQIGKDDEPLKPYLDIEAIIETAKRHHVDAIHPGYGFLSENVRFAQRCREEGIIFVGPTPEAMQRLGDKVAAKENAITAGLPVIEDSREPLDTVEIARREADRIGYPLMLKAASGGGGRGMRVLRDPSQLDGAYHDARNEALKAFGDATVFLEKYIDSPKHIEIQILGDTHGNLVHLYERDCSVQRRFQKVVEVAPSTSLKDETRENLYKYALAITRHVDYSCAGTVEFLVDKDERIYFIEVNPRVQVEHTITEEITGIDIVRSQILIAGGARLDDPEIGIPNQESVECNGYAVQCRITTEDPENGFKPDYGTIIAYRSSGGFGVRLDAGAAYPGAKVSPFFDSMLVKVTTWGRTLEGAANRNLRALQEFRIRGVKTNIGFLENVLQHQVFTTGKCAVTFIDNHPELFHTALRFDRGTKTLKFIGNVTVNGNPDVKYVDPNKRFRKPIIPDFDKLGAYPKGSKNLLDEMGAEKFCQWVKEQPNIFYTDTTLRDAHQSLLATRVRTDDMMKIAEGLAKNHSQLFSLELWGGATFDVAMRFLHECPWDRLKLLREAIPNILFQMLFRGSNAVGYTAYPDNVVEAFIEKSWENGIDVFRIFDSLNWIEGMRKSIQCVRERTGGIAEGTICYTGDVLNKDPANKFNLQYYLDLAKQLEDAGAHMLAVKDMAGVLKPYAATTLITALKESVSIPIHLHTHDTASIQSATLLKAIEAGVDIVDGCMSSMSGLTSQVNLNSLIAAMEGQPREQPYNLKSLNAYANYWEDVREMYYPFESGLKAGTAEVYNHEIPGGQYSNLRPQAIALGLEHKFEEVKENYAVVNRMFGDIVKVTPSSKVVGDMAIYMTSNGLTEQDVMERGRTLAFPDSVIDLFKGGLGQVPGGFPKDLSDIILKGEKPYTGRPNDHLKPVDLDAAFEAFKQAFDPEQTFLDFLSFTMYPAVFRDFYKHQQEYGEISHLPTSLFFYGLKLNEEVLVDLGRGKVLIIRLLYRSPTDENGMCGVTFDFNGQIRAVQIRDLSVKPTRATNRKAVDPNEVGTSLQGKLSAIMVKAGDEVEQNAPLFVIEAMKMETTITAPEAGKVKKVHLQAGELVEQGDLVVEFE
- a CDS encoding Uma2 family endonuclease; translation: MEWSEVIDNPLLQNLPFKIELNKFGKLLMSPASNSHGRFQGRIAGVLWQRQPEGEVITECSIQTSEGVKVADVAWASAAFIAEFGYVTPYPKAPELCVEIVSPSNSKIEIAEKVELYLAKGAQEVWVVYENNRMEMFTHVGQIEQSKFAPDIKAQIFR
- a CDS encoding ABC transporter permease subunit, which codes for MIKHKAWQRLLRNKMAVGSAILLLLIAVLCVLGPLFSPHPYDEIYWDSMGIPPDAAQGFWFGTDANGRDLFVRTLIGGQISLMVGLAATSVSLLIGVLYGATAGYLGGRTDALMMRLVDVLYALPFMFFVILLMVYFGRSIFLIFVAIGAVEWLTMARIVRGQALSLKSRAFVEAAQVSGVSHFGIIRRHIIPNTLGSVIVYATLTVPQVILFESFLSFLGLGVQEPLTSWGVLIAEGAAQMETAPWMLLCPAGFLAVTLFCLNFLGDGLRDALDPKGG